Proteins encoded together in one Microbacterium oxydans window:
- a CDS encoding 6-phosphogluconolactonase, whose translation MSTTTFALHAHPDRPAMGAAAARSAAHTLREAVAARGSARMIAAAAPSQLDVYRALAAEVDVPWDRITILHMDEYIGLDVAAPQRFGNWLRAHLVDAVQPAAFHPMRTELGTEAATEEYAALLAEGPIDLVCLGIGVNGHIAFNDPPDADLTDPCPVRTVQLDLASRVQQVDDECFDTLDAVPTHALTLTIPALMNGAHLVCAVPDARKAEAVRALVEEPISAHWPCTVLRRHSHCEVHVDRDAASLLHPSPVEAVQAAR comes from the coding sequence ATGAGCACGACGACGTTCGCCCTGCACGCCCACCCCGACCGCCCCGCGATGGGCGCCGCCGCCGCACGATCGGCTGCGCACACGCTGCGCGAGGCCGTGGCCGCGCGAGGCTCTGCACGGATGATCGCCGCCGCCGCCCCGAGTCAGCTCGACGTCTACCGCGCCCTCGCCGCGGAGGTCGACGTGCCGTGGGACCGCATCACGATCCTGCACATGGACGAGTACATCGGTCTCGACGTCGCGGCTCCCCAGCGCTTCGGCAACTGGCTCCGCGCGCACCTCGTCGACGCGGTGCAGCCCGCCGCCTTCCACCCGATGCGCACCGAGCTCGGCACGGAGGCCGCGACCGAGGAGTACGCCGCGCTGCTCGCCGAGGGCCCCATCGACCTGGTGTGCCTGGGCATCGGGGTCAACGGGCACATCGCGTTCAACGACCCGCCCGACGCCGACCTCACCGACCCCTGCCCCGTGCGCACCGTGCAGCTCGACCTGGCGAGCCGCGTGCAGCAGGTCGACGACGAGTGCTTCGATACCCTCGACGCCGTGCCCACCCATGCGCTGACGCTGACCATCCCCGCCCTGATGAACGGTGCCCACCTGGTGTGCGCCGTCCCCGATGCGCGCAAGGCCGAAGCCGTCCGCGCCCTCGTCGAGGAGCCCATCAGCGCCCACTGGCCGTGCACCGTGCTGCGCCGGCACTCCCACTGCGAGGTGCACGTGGACCGCGACGCCGCCTCGCTGCTGCACCCCTCTCCCGTCGAGGCCGTGCAGGCGGCACGATGA
- a CDS encoding LacI family DNA-binding transcriptional regulator, with protein sequence MTGNRKPASGSVTIGDIARVAGVSRSTVSRAFSRPELLNPETVRRVKAAAEELGYVVNHAARALSTGRFGNVAVVVPDIANPFFPPLVRRVQTLADAAGYAVFLGDSDEIADREANLTSRLSAQVEGFVLASPRLDEERIRELDAARPVVLVNRDIDGLARVLIDPSGGLDEAVAHLHRLGHQRVVYLSGPRESWSDQQRRSALARAAERAGLEVIVQELGRPSSAAGRDAVGGILASEATAVIAFDDVVAQGVMAGLALRGIDVPRDISVIGCDDTLASGTHPALTTISAASAAAGDAAAELLLGILAGGERSDARVTIATHLVVRATTEAVHSIGG encoded by the coding sequence GTGACAGGCAATAGGAAGCCGGCATCCGGTTCGGTGACGATCGGCGACATCGCGCGCGTGGCCGGGGTCTCGCGCTCGACGGTGTCGCGCGCGTTCAGCCGCCCCGAGCTGCTCAACCCCGAGACGGTCCGGCGCGTGAAGGCGGCGGCCGAAGAACTCGGGTACGTCGTGAACCACGCGGCCCGAGCGCTGTCCACCGGACGCTTCGGCAACGTCGCCGTGGTCGTGCCCGATATCGCCAACCCGTTCTTCCCGCCGCTCGTGCGCCGCGTGCAGACCCTGGCCGACGCCGCCGGGTACGCGGTGTTCCTCGGCGACTCCGACGAGATCGCCGACCGCGAGGCCAACCTCACGTCGCGGCTCAGCGCCCAGGTCGAGGGCTTCGTGCTCGCCTCGCCGCGACTCGACGAGGAGCGCATCCGCGAGCTCGATGCCGCGCGGCCCGTGGTGCTCGTGAACCGCGACATCGACGGCCTGGCGCGGGTGCTCATCGACCCCAGCGGCGGGCTCGACGAGGCCGTGGCGCACCTGCACCGCCTCGGCCACCAGCGCGTCGTGTACCTCTCCGGGCCCCGCGAGTCGTGGTCCGACCAGCAGCGTCGGTCGGCTCTCGCCCGGGCCGCCGAGCGTGCGGGTCTCGAGGTGATCGTGCAGGAGCTCGGGCGTCCGAGCTCGGCCGCCGGGCGCGACGCGGTGGGCGGCATCCTCGCGTCCGAGGCGACCGCCGTCATCGCGTTCGACGACGTGGTCGCGCAGGGCGTCATGGCCGGGCTGGCCCTTCGCGGCATCGACGTGCCGCGCGACATCAGCGTGATCGGATGCGACGACACCCTCGCCTCCGGCACGCATCCCGCACTCACCACGATCTCCGCGGCATCGGCTGCGGCGGGGGATGCCGCGGCCGAGCTGCTGCTCGGCATCCTCGCCGGCGGGGAGCGGTCGGATGCCCGCGTCACGATCGCCACGCACCTGGTCGTCCGGGCCACGACGGAGGCCGTGCACAGCATCGGCGGTTGA